From the Tissierellales bacterium genome, the window AATTAGGAAATATTTCATTGTAGAACAGAACCATTGCTCCTGCTGTAGTTCTTTTAGCCAATGGAAGACCACATTTAGCTATACGGTAAAATCTATCTTTGTTATTAGGAATGTCTTTAAATTTGTTATGAATTTTAATGGTAACTCTAGCATTAAATCTTATATAACTTTTGATAGATTTTAATAAATATGTTCCTTTTTCTACTTTAAAATCATTAGTATATTTATATATTTCTTTAATATATAATTCATATTGTCGGTGATTGTCTAATAGCCTGATATTAGCATGTTGGGGAATTGTCATATCTTGAATAATATGGAGAGCTGCACCTAAGTAAAATAAAGACTTATTATGTTTTTCCTCTTCCCATAAGATATGGGCTAGAGAATAGTAACTACTTCCTAAATCTAAAGCATTTTTTCTTCCAAATAAACCTCTTTTTTTATTAGGATTGTAAAAATGGTTTGAGCTTTTAAGATTTTGGTCGGCCCATACGGCTCCTTTGTTTATATCTTCAATATATTCACTAAAAAAACTATATTCACTTAAATACTCATCATTTTTAAGAATATTCAAAGCGTCTATATTTATAGACTTATGAACTTCACATTGAGTTCTTATTATTGATTTTTTTATTGGGTTTATTATTTTAAAAAAATTTGTTAGGAATTTATTATAAATTACTTCAAAACTCTCCATTCTAACCACCAGCTTTATTTGTTTTATATAATTCAACTATTTTTAGTAAATTAACTATATATTTAATAGTATTATATTATTATCTGTATTTTAGTTAAAAATAAACGGAAAGGGGAAAAATATAAAATTAAATTAAAGAAGTTTCCAGTAAAAATCGAATAAAAGAATAAATAAAATTCGTGATGGAAAATTATTTCCATCACGAATTTAAAAATTTAAATAATAATAAAATAGAATATACATTTAAAAATATAAATATTAATTTTTCAGCTGAGCTATAAGTTTTGACCGTAATGGGAGATGATATATTATTTTTTAAAGGATAGAATAATTTTATTCCTTTAGGATTAAAAAAATCTGCTGCTAAATGTAATGCATACCCCAGGGTAAAGCCAGTGTATATAGGAGGGAATCCATATTTTGATGTTACTATTTTAACTATAGATATAGATATAAGAAAGCCTACTATACTATGGGTAAACCCTCTATGTTCTGAAATTCCTATAAAGAAAGTGACTATACCTAAAAGTCCAAAGGTCTTATTATTTACTACAAAGTATAAATAAAGAAATAACCCACTTAGAAATAAATAAAAGAAAGTTCTGTAAGTATTATTTTTAATTAATAAGAATTTTTGATTTAATTTAGCTTTTGGATGATCTAAATCGGGAACTAGAGATCCAATTGCTGAAGCTAAGATTAGAGCTAATTGATTTTCTATTGGTTGACCTGAGGATACAGTAAGTCCTGCTGCAATTCCTATGGCTATATGTGTTTTTCCTGTCAT encodes:
- a CDS encoding metal-dependent hydrolase, producing MTGKTHIAIGIAAGLTVSSGQPIENQLALILASAIGSLVPDLDHPKAKLNQKFLLIKNNTYRTFFYLFLSGLFLYLYFVVNNKTFGLLGIVTFFIGISEHRGFTHSIVGFLISISIVKIVTSKYGFPPIYTGFTLGYALHLAADFFNPKGIKLFYPLKNNISSPITVKTYSSAEKLIFIFLNVYSILLLFKFLNS
- a CDS encoding zinc dependent phospholipase C family protein — encoded protein: MESFEVIYNKFLTNFFKIINPIKKSIIRTQCEVHKSINIDALNILKNDEYLSEYSFFSEYIEDINKGAVWADQNLKSSNHFYNPNKKRGLFGRKNALDLGSSYYSLAHILWEEEKHNKSLFYLGAALHIIQDMTIPQHANIRLLDNHRQYELYIKEIYKYTNDFKVEKGTYLLKSIKSYIRFNARVTIKIHNKFKDIPNNKDRFYRIAKCGLPLAKRTTAGAMVLFYNEIFPNS